Proteins from one Listeria weihenstephanensis genomic window:
- the nadR gene encoding multifunctional transcriptional regulator/nicotinamide-nucleotide adenylyltransferase/ribosylnicotinamide kinase NadR — translation MQRYTYLKLALKENHMTLQQAADRIGVTKGYLSQLVNNKIKEPSAQKLQALHEILSLEYPPKEKNIGVVFGKFYPLHTGHIYLIQRAASQVDELHIILCHDQERDFELFQKSSMTKQPTVEDRWRWLLQTFKYQQNIKIHDLSENGIPPYPDGWDEWAIRAKKLLADNHIQANAIYSSEPKDAIKYQELLGVDTIVIDAERSFMNISATQIRQEPFHYWDYIPTEVKPFFVRKVAILGGESSGKSTLVNKLANTFNTTSAWEYGRDYVFSHLGGNEKALQFSDYDKISLGQAQYIDFAVKYANKVAFIDTDYVTTQAFCMTYEGKKHPFVQAMMETQRFDLVILLENNTPWVNDGLRHLGSKAKRKDFQDLLERLLTENDIPYIAITSGNYEERYLESIQLVEQLLNDKKEHSNEISHYEDWSE, via the coding sequence ATGCAACGATATACATATTTAAAATTGGCTTTGAAAGAAAATCACATGACGCTACAACAAGCCGCAGACAGGATTGGTGTGACAAAAGGATATTTGAGCCAACTCGTTAATAATAAAATCAAGGAACCAAGCGCCCAAAAATTACAAGCGTTACATGAGATACTAAGTTTAGAATATCCACCGAAAGAGAAAAATATCGGCGTCGTCTTTGGTAAGTTTTATCCGCTACATACGGGGCATATTTATCTGATTCAGCGGGCGGCAAGTCAGGTGGACGAGCTTCACATCATTCTTTGCCATGATCAAGAACGCGATTTTGAGTTGTTTCAAAAGAGTTCGATGACGAAACAGCCAACAGTGGAGGATCGCTGGCGTTGGTTGTTGCAGACTTTTAAATACCAACAAAATATTAAGATTCATGATTTATCAGAGAATGGGATTCCACCCTATCCAGATGGTTGGGATGAATGGGCGATTCGGGCGAAGAAGTTGCTCGCAGATAATCATATTCAAGCTAATGCGATTTACTCAAGTGAGCCGAAAGATGCGATTAAATATCAGGAATTACTTGGTGTAGATACGATCGTTATTGATGCAGAACGTTCTTTTATGAACATCAGTGCCACGCAAATCAGGCAAGAGCCGTTTCATTATTGGGATTATATACCGACAGAAGTCAAGCCATTTTTTGTTCGGAAAGTGGCAATTCTAGGTGGTGAATCGAGTGGGAAATCGACGCTTGTTAATAAATTGGCAAACACATTCAATACGACGAGTGCTTGGGAGTATGGGCGCGATTATGTTTTCTCTCATCTAGGTGGGAATGAGAAAGCACTACAGTTTTCCGATTATGACAAAATATCACTTGGGCAGGCGCAATATATAGATTTTGCTGTGAAATACGCCAATAAAGTAGCTTTTATTGATACGGATTATGTGACCACGCAAGCATTTTGTATGACTTATGAGGGGAAAAAACATCCTTTTGTACAGGCAATGATGGAGACGCAGCGCTTTGACCTCGTTATTTTGCTCGAAAATAATACGCCGTGGGTCAATGATGGATTGCGGCATTTAGGAAGTAAGGCAAAACGGAAAGATTTTCAAGATTTATTGGAGCGTTTGTTAACGGAAAATGATATTCCTTATATTGCGATTACTTCTGGAAATTATGAGGAGCGATATCTTGAGAGTATTCAATTGGTAGAACAACTATTGAACGATAAAAAGGAGCATTCAAATGAAATCAGTCATTATGAAGATTGGTCGGAATAA
- the pnuC gene encoding nicotinamide riboside transporter PnuC, with the protein MKSVIMKIGRNKVYPYICVLLVTLAFLATNPLTNFEWRYLLSYFGAVCGLICVILLAKGKNSGNFFGMLAAFGEMSGNFLGRNVGAALPSIYYFVTHIFGLVTWRKHMSVNQTLEPRKLTERHFGIAILFIVGASFVNMFLTGILGVVNDPYQLMLNNFIFALGVTAQFLMITRFSFNWYLWIIMNILVISLNIYTKNPIIATQYAIYLFNAVYGLLEWHEAEKKRVLSVQ; encoded by the coding sequence ATGAAATCAGTCATTATGAAGATTGGTCGGAATAAGGTTTATCCGTATATTTGTGTTTTACTTGTCACGCTTGCGTTTTTAGCAACGAATCCGCTCACGAACTTTGAGTGGCGCTACCTATTATCCTATTTTGGAGCTGTTTGTGGTTTGATCTGCGTTATTTTACTTGCGAAGGGGAAAAATAGTGGGAACTTTTTCGGTATGTTGGCGGCTTTTGGAGAAATGAGCGGCAACTTTTTAGGGCGAAATGTTGGCGCGGCGCTACCGAGTATTTATTATTTTGTGACGCATATTTTCGGTTTGGTGACGTGGAGAAAACATATGAGTGTCAATCAAACGTTGGAACCGCGTAAACTCACGGAGCGTCATTTTGGCATCGCGATCCTTTTTATTGTTGGTGCTTCATTTGTGAATATGTTTTTAACTGGTATTCTGGGCGTTGTCAACGATCCTTATCAGTTGATGTTGAATAATTTCATTTTCGCACTCGGCGTAACAGCTCAATTTCTGATGATTACCAGATTTAGTTTTAACTGGTATTTATGGATTATCATGAACATCCTTGTTATTTCGCTTAATATCTATACGAAAAATCCGATTATCGCGACACAATATGCTATTTACCTTTTTAATGCGGTGTATGGATTATTGGAATGGCACGAGGCGGAGAAAAAGCGAGTATTATCCGTGCAATGA